A DNA window from Eptesicus fuscus isolate TK198812 chromosome 8, DD_ASM_mEF_20220401, whole genome shotgun sequence contains the following coding sequences:
- the LOC129149958 gene encoding S-phase kinase-associated protein 1, translated as MPSIKLQSSDGEIFEVDVEIAKQSVTIKTMLEDLGMDDEGDDDPVPLPNVNAAILKKVIQWCTHHKDDPPPPEDDENKEKRTDDIPVWDQEFLKVDQGTLFELILAANYLDIKGLLDVTCKTVANMIKGKTPEEIRKTFNIKNDFTEEEEAQVRKENQWCEEK; from the coding sequence ATGCCTTCAATTAAATTGCAGAGCTCTGATGGAGAGATATTTGAAGTTGATGTTGAAATTGCCAAACAATCTGTGACTATCAAGACCATGTTAGAAGATTTGGGAATGGATGATGAAGGCGATGATGACCCAGTTCCTCTACCAAATGTTAATGCAGCAATATTAAAAAAGGTCATTCAGTGGTGCACCCACCACAAGGAtgaccctcctcctcctgaggatGATGAGAACAAAGAAAAGCGAACAGATGATATTCCTGTTTGGGACCAAGAATTCCTCAAAGTTGACCAAGGAACACTATTTGAACTAATTCTGGCTGCAAACTATTTAGACATCAAAGGTTTGCTTGATGTTACATGCAAGACTGTTGCCAATATGATCAAGGGGAAAACCCCTGAAGAGATTCGCAAGACCTTCAATATAAAAAATGACTTTACTGAAGAAGAGGAAGCCCAGGTACGCAAAGAGAACCAGTGGTGTGAAGAGAAGTGA